From the genome of Methanofollis sp., one region includes:
- a CDS encoding 3-isopropylmalate dehydratase small subunit, whose amino-acid sequence MRIWTFGDDIDTDAIIPGRFLTEYDPGKLAEHVFEGTRDDFRTGVRPGDVVVAGRNFGCGSSREHAPLALLGAGVKVVVAESFARIFYRNAVNTGLLPLVCPDTSALLEGHEIKVDPVGGFIESDGVRYAVEAVPPFMQAIVDAGGLVDYAKEMKEVELCTGSRR is encoded by the coding sequence ATGCGGATCTGGACATTCGGCGACGATATCGACACGGACGCGATCATCCCGGGGCGGTTCCTCACCGAGTACGACCCCGGGAAACTCGCGGAGCATGTCTTCGAGGGGACGAGGGACGACTTCAGGACAGGGGTTCGTCCCGGCGACGTCGTTGTCGCGGGCAGGAACTTCGGCTGCGGGTCCTCTCGGGAGCACGCCCCCCTCGCCCTTCTCGGTGCGGGGGTGAAGGTCGTCGTGGCAGAGTCCTTTGCCCGGATCTTCTACCGGAACGCGGTGAACACCGGACTCCTCCCCCTCGTCTGCCCGGACACGAGCGCCCTTCTCGAAGGGCACGAGATAAAGGTCGACCCGGTGGGCGGTTTCATCGAGTCTGACGGCGTCAGGTACGCGGTCGAAGCTGTGCCGCCCTTCATGCAGGCGATCGTGGACGCGGGTGGGTTGGTCGACTATGCAAAGGAGATGAAAGAGGTGGAACTGTGTACAGGGTCGCGGCGATAG